Proteins encoded together in one uncultured Sphaerochaeta sp. window:
- a CDS encoding sugar ABC transporter ATP-binding protein, protein MSNVILSMKAIDKRFAGVHALKGVDFDLYEGEIHAIVGENGAGKSTLMKALTGIFPKDSGEIHYMGKLFNPQGPKEALDAGIAIVHQELNMMEHLTVAQNLYIGREATKHHGLFLDEKAQNKRARELFAHLNMSIDPEEKVRDLTVGKQQMVEIAKAVSHNLKILIFDEPTAALTDREIKDLFTIMKDLAKKGVGMIYISHRLDEIGIITDRVTVLRDGEYVGTKLTKELSKDEMINMMVGRVIYEQPKAKSNVPDNAPVVLKVENLNAGKLVQNISFELHKGEILGFSGLMGAGRTETMRALFGADKASGSIYINGKKTLIESPEDAVLNGIGYLSEDRKRFGLAIKLSVESNAIMASYEDLCPNLFLPRSKLHQIAAENVEKLNVKTPSLDQLVQNLSGGNQQKVVIAKWLIKNCSILIFDEPTRGIDVGAKSEIYHLMNELVKEGKSIIMISSELNEILRMSDRIAVMCEGKLTGMLPIEEATQEKIMELATQHG, encoded by the coding sequence GTGAGTAACGTAATCCTGTCCATGAAAGCGATTGATAAGCGATTCGCCGGTGTACATGCACTCAAGGGTGTAGATTTCGATCTGTATGAAGGTGAAATTCATGCAATCGTCGGTGAAAACGGGGCTGGCAAATCAACATTGATGAAAGCCCTCACTGGCATATTTCCAAAAGACTCAGGTGAAATCCATTACATGGGTAAGCTGTTTAATCCACAGGGCCCTAAGGAAGCATTGGATGCAGGTATTGCAATCGTGCACCAAGAGCTGAATATGATGGAACATCTCACTGTAGCACAAAATCTCTACATCGGGCGTGAGGCTACCAAACACCATGGCTTGTTTTTGGATGAGAAAGCACAAAACAAGAGAGCCAGGGAGTTGTTTGCTCATCTGAATATGTCCATAGACCCAGAAGAAAAGGTACGGGACCTTACCGTCGGCAAGCAACAGATGGTTGAGATTGCAAAGGCTGTTTCCCATAATCTCAAGATTCTTATCTTTGACGAACCAACTGCTGCCTTGACCGACAGAGAGATCAAGGACTTGTTTACCATCATGAAAGATTTGGCAAAGAAAGGCGTTGGTATGATCTACATCAGCCACCGTCTTGATGAAATCGGCATCATAACCGACCGCGTTACCGTCCTCAGGGACGGAGAATATGTGGGTACCAAGCTGACCAAGGAGTTAAGCAAGGATGAGATGATCAACATGATGGTTGGACGGGTAATCTATGAACAGCCTAAAGCAAAAAGCAATGTTCCCGATAATGCACCAGTTGTCCTGAAGGTTGAGAATCTTAATGCGGGCAAACTTGTACAGAACATCTCATTCGAGTTGCATAAGGGAGAGATTCTCGGATTTTCTGGACTCATGGGTGCGGGTAGGACTGAGACGATGCGAGCTCTCTTTGGTGCTGATAAAGCCTCTGGTTCGATTTATATCAATGGAAAGAAGACACTCATTGAAAGTCCAGAAGATGCTGTACTCAATGGCATTGGATACCTATCAGAAGATCGAAAACGTTTTGGTCTGGCGATCAAGCTCTCTGTCGAATCCAATGCCATTATGGCTTCGTACGAAGACCTCTGCCCCAACCTCTTCCTTCCTCGCTCCAAACTACATCAGATTGCTGCAGAGAATGTAGAGAAACTCAATGTAAAGACACCCTCACTGGACCAGCTCGTACAAAATCTTTCTGGGGGCAACCAGCAGAAAGTGGTTATCGCAAAGTGGCTGATCAAGAACTGCTCCATCCTCATCTTCGATGAACCAACACGGGGGATCGATGTAGGGGCAAAGAGTGAGATCTATCACCTGATGAATGAACTCGTCAAGGAAGGCAAGTCCATCATCATGATCAGCAGTGAACTGAATGAGATTCTGAGAATGAGTGACCGAATTGCGGTAATGTGTGAAGGAAAACTCACTGGGATGCTTCCAATAGAAGAGGCAACCCAGGAAAAGATCATGGAATTGGCTACACAACATGGATAG